Proteins from one Blastocatellia bacterium genomic window:
- a CDS encoding response regulator transcription factor, whose amino-acid sequence EEEKVFESLCNGASGYLLKKTPPARLLEAIREVHEGGAPMSPEIARKVVQLFQKTGPPEKAEYRLTPHEIRLLELLAQGATYQAIADHFQIHIGTVRKYISSIYGKLHVHSKAEAVRKALKAGLIS is encoded by the coding sequence CGAGGAGGAAAAAGTCTTTGAGTCGCTCTGCAATGGAGCGTCGGGGTATCTTTTGAAGAAGACGCCTCCGGCGCGCTTGCTCGAAGCCATTCGAGAAGTCCACGAGGGCGGGGCTCCGATGTCGCCGGAGATCGCCCGCAAGGTTGTGCAGCTCTTCCAGAAGACGGGGCCGCCGGAGAAAGCCGAATACCGCCTGACGCCGCACGAGATCCGACTCCTGGAGCTGCTAGCGCAGGGCGCGACCTATCAAGCCATCGCTGACCATTTCCAGATTCACATCGGCACAGTGCGCAAATACATCAGCAGCATCTACGGCAAGCTTCACGTCCACTCCAAAGCCGAAGCCGTCCGCAAAGCCCTTAAGGCCGGCCTGATCTCCTGA
- a CDS encoding carboxypeptidase-like regulatory domain-containing protein has protein sequence MRRWMSVPIGLWLVSEGLVFSSPQAVSESPRARISGRVLSTEGKPLSRAVVTAQRRGGVATFQAKTDRSGRYTLEVEPGTYFIRAEKGGYVATAYSVEGTASDPTPITVEAGKSVTIDLRLARGGVITGRILDEDGEPLVGAIVTAERKREESLGGAVSEMARTDDRGVYRIYGLASGRYYVSARVPEQQLVRISTGAIPLLQEGAVTYYPGVSSRQQAAEVEVVEGAETTGIDFKIVAEKERALVFGVVRKQESGEPLPGALVYAYSLGSPSTGARATTDEQGRYELRGLMPGTYNIQVLPTLLPYEDYAPPLPQIVTVEQEPLEVNFELGRAAEISGRILTEEGRVPENVVRFTPLLRVKGAERHIIAAAMPRVDPQGNFTLTRVPGGTFLFDVALADSPYFLRAVLHENRDIAQEGISVSPGARVTDVMIVLSDAGATVRGRVLAGESETPLPNAVVLLVPTDFVRRFAEKRSFDSRSVVSDQHGGYELKGIPPGRYYLVVFPKRPTFQRPEEQLEFLTARAAQLPVLDLKAREIKRLDVRPTVKE, from the coding sequence ATGCGGCGATGGATGAGTGTTCCTATCGGGTTGTGGCTCGTGAGCGAAGGGCTTGTTTTCAGCTCCCCGCAGGCCGTCTCTGAATCTCCGCGCGCTCGGATTTCCGGGCGCGTCCTCTCGACGGAGGGAAAGCCGCTGTCGCGCGCTGTGGTGACCGCCCAACGGCGCGGGGGAGTGGCCACGTTTCAGGCGAAGACGGATCGAAGCGGTCGCTATACGTTAGAGGTCGAGCCGGGCACGTATTTCATCCGCGCGGAAAAGGGGGGATATGTGGCCACTGCGTATAGCGTGGAAGGGACCGCATCGGATCCTACACCAATCACGGTTGAGGCGGGGAAGAGCGTGACGATAGACTTGCGGCTCGCGCGTGGCGGGGTCATCACCGGACGCATTTTGGATGAAGATGGAGAGCCGCTCGTCGGCGCGATTGTGACGGCTGAGCGCAAGAGAGAGGAATCATTAGGGGGGGCCGTTAGCGAGATGGCGAGGACCGATGATCGAGGCGTCTATCGCATTTACGGGCTCGCGTCCGGGCGCTATTATGTGAGCGCGCGCGTGCCGGAGCAGCAACTTGTCCGGATCTCGACAGGAGCTATCCCCCTGCTTCAAGAAGGAGCGGTGACGTATTATCCCGGCGTCAGCTCTCGCCAGCAAGCGGCCGAGGTCGAAGTCGTCGAAGGGGCAGAGACGACCGGCATAGATTTCAAGATCGTCGCCGAGAAGGAACGTGCGCTGGTCTTCGGCGTGGTGAGGAAGCAAGAGAGCGGAGAACCATTGCCGGGCGCTCTCGTCTATGCTTATTCCCTGGGATCTCCTTCCACCGGTGCTCGGGCGACGACCGATGAGCAAGGCCGATATGAACTGAGGGGGCTCATGCCGGGAACCTACAACATTCAGGTTTTACCAACCCTCCTCCCCTACGAGGATTATGCGCCACCGCTCCCTCAAATCGTAACCGTTGAACAGGAACCGCTCGAGGTGAATTTCGAGCTGGGGCGCGCGGCGGAGATCTCCGGTCGCATTCTCACCGAGGAAGGACGCGTGCCCGAGAACGTCGTGCGTTTCACGCCGCTCTTGCGGGTGAAGGGAGCGGAGCGCCACATTATCGCGGCAGCTATGCCGCGCGTGGACCCGCAAGGGAATTTCACGCTCACGCGGGTACCTGGCGGCACGTTCCTGTTCGATGTCGCTCTCGCCGATTCGCCATATTTCCTGCGGGCCGTCCTGCACGAGAATCGGGACATCGCCCAAGAGGGGATCAGCGTGTCCCCAGGCGCGCGCGTGACCGATGTGATGATCGTGCTCTCGGATGCCGGAGCGACTGTGCGCGGGCGCGTTCTGGCTGGCGAATCGGAGACGCCATTGCCCAACGCCGTGGTTCTGCTCGTTCCGACCGATTTCGTCAGGCGCTTCGCCGAGAAGCGCTCGTTTGATTCGCGCTCAGTCGTCTCGGACCAGCACGGGGGGTATGAGCTGAAGGGGATTCCACCGGGGAGATACTATTTGGTCGTGTTCCCGAAGCGTCCGACGTTTCAGCGGCCAGAGGAGCAACTCGAATTTCTGACGGCACGTGCTGCGCAACTGCCGGTTCTCGATCTCAAAGCCCGCGAGATCAAGCGATTGGATGTGCGTCCGACGGTGAAAGAATGA
- the glpD gene encoding glycerol-3-phosphate dehydrogenase: protein MRRSLRTIAERSYDLLIIGGGINGAGVALEATRRGLKTVLLERRDFGGGTTSRSTKLIHGGLRYLEHGEFGLVFESLREREALLRLAPHLVRPLPFLIILHRDGPYRPFRVRLGLTLYDLLSLGKSLPSHRMLSLAEVREREPTLVAEGMSAAFLYFDAQVTYPERLVLENVRAAEARGADVLNYAEVIELVIEAGAVRGARVRDRVSGEEEVIRARMVINAAGPWVDALCRLLPRAIPRQIGGTKGSHLVVPNRWGLRHALYAVAHADGRPFFIVPWRECLLIGTTDIRYEGDADDAQADDEEVTYLLEEARQLLGPDLRREDLLYAYSGVRPLPYCPGVPEGAITRRHIIRDHEREDGLAGFISIIGGKITPYRHLAEEVVALVCRKLRLVRSARAEGRFEPLPGGAPLQSREIEEKAAALGVTSDSTAHLMELYGSLSEEVLALVERDRALGQRFCRHHPDIAAQLLYAWEREYAVRLADIFLRRTAIGWGPCLGLACASTAARLMGAYLGWDESRVQEETVAYRDELARTFRLFAAAPSF from the coding sequence ATGCGACGCTCGCTGCGCACCATAGCGGAGAGATCGTACGATCTCCTCATCATTGGCGGAGGGATCAATGGCGCGGGAGTAGCCCTCGAGGCCACCAGACGCGGGCTCAAGACAGTGCTTCTTGAACGTCGGGATTTCGGCGGAGGGACGACGAGCCGTTCGACCAAACTCATTCACGGTGGCCTGCGATACCTGGAGCACGGCGAGTTCGGTCTGGTCTTCGAATCGCTTCGGGAACGCGAGGCCCTCTTGCGTTTGGCCCCGCATCTGGTTCGCCCTCTTCCCTTCCTCATCATCCTTCATCGCGACGGCCCATATCGCCCCTTCCGCGTCCGACTCGGATTGACCCTTTACGATCTGCTCTCGCTCGGAAAAAGCCTGCCTTCACATCGGATGCTGTCGCTCGCCGAAGTGCGCGAGCGCGAACCGACGCTCGTCGCGGAGGGGATGAGCGCGGCCTTCCTCTACTTCGACGCTCAGGTGACATATCCCGAACGATTGGTCTTGGAGAACGTGCGCGCTGCCGAGGCGCGTGGGGCCGATGTCCTCAACTATGCCGAGGTGATCGAGCTTGTGATCGAAGCGGGGGCGGTCCGCGGAGCGCGCGTGCGAGATCGCGTGAGCGGGGAAGAGGAGGTGATCCGCGCGCGCATGGTGATCAATGCGGCCGGTCCTTGGGTGGATGCCCTCTGCCGATTGCTGCCGCGCGCGATCCCTCGTCAGATCGGTGGGACCAAGGGCAGCCATCTCGTTGTCCCGAACCGATGGGGATTGCGCCACGCCCTTTATGCTGTCGCCCACGCGGATGGGCGACCTTTCTTCATCGTGCCGTGGAGAGAATGCCTGCTCATCGGAACCACGGACATCCGATACGAGGGCGATGCCGACGACGCGCAAGCTGACGATGAAGAGGTCACCTATCTGCTCGAGGAAGCGCGCCAGCTGCTCGGCCCTGACCTCCGACGCGAAGATCTGCTTTACGCATATTCTGGCGTGCGCCCGCTCCCGTATTGTCCAGGCGTGCCCGAAGGGGCGATCACGCGCCGCCACATCATTCGCGATCACGAGCGCGAAGATGGGCTCGCCGGATTCATCTCCATCATCGGGGGGAAGATCACGCCCTATCGCCACCTGGCCGAGGAGGTCGTGGCGCTCGTGTGTCGAAAGCTTCGCCTTGTGCGGAGCGCTCGCGCAGAAGGGCGTTTCGAGCCCCTGCCCGGAGGCGCTCCCCTCCAATCGCGCGAGATCGAGGAGAAGGCTGCCGCTCTCGGCGTGACGTCGGACTCCACCGCGCACCTCATGGAGCTGTATGGGAGTTTGAGCGAAGAAGTGCTCGCGTTGGTCGAACGCGATCGGGCGCTCGGCCAACGTTTCTGTCGGCATCATCCCGACATCGCGGCGCAGCTCCTCTATGCGTGGGAACGCGAATACGCCGTTCGCCTAGCGGACATCTTCTTGCGCCGCACGGCCATCGGATGGGGCCCTTGTCTGGGCCTCGCGTGCGCTTCGACGGCTGCCCGTCTCATGGGAGCGTATCTCGGTTGGGATGAATCTCGCGTGCAAGAGGAGACCGTCGCCTATCGGGACGAACTCGCGCGAACGTTTCGCCTCTTCGCCGCCGCTCCTTCATTTTGA
- the glpK gene encoding glycerol kinase GlpK, which translates to MGRYILALDQGTSSSRALVFDAEGRVRGFAQREFRQIYPQPGWVEHDPEEIWETQRDAALQALRESRIAPGEIAAIGITNQRETTILWDRATGQPIHHAIVWQCRRTAPLCEALRAEGFDRVILERTGLVLDAYFSGTKIQWLLEHVPGARERARRGQLCFGTVDTWLIWKLTGGRVHATDPSNASRTMLYNIHARAWDEEILRRLDIPRELLPEVRASSEVYGETERAIFGIPIPIAGDAGDQQAALFGQACFHPGMAKNTYGTGCFVLLNTGTAPAPPRNGVLTTIAVGLRDGVRYALEGSVFIAGAAVQWLRDGLGIIRSTEEVEELARQVSSSEGVYIVPAFVGLGAPYWDMYARGMIIGITRSTTGAHLARATLEAIAFQVRDVIEAMEAASGITLEELRVDGGAARNDLLLQIQADVLGRPVVRPAITETTALGAAYLAGLAVGVWKNTDEIARQWQVERRFAPQVTTDAREALYRGWKRAVERARLWAEPEAG; encoded by the coding sequence ATGGGCCGCTACATCCTCGCGTTGGATCAGGGGACGTCGAGTTCGCGCGCGCTCGTCTTCGATGCGGAAGGCCGAGTGCGCGGGTTCGCGCAGCGCGAGTTCCGTCAGATCTATCCGCAGCCGGGATGGGTCGAGCACGACCCCGAGGAGATTTGGGAGACGCAACGGGACGCTGCGCTCCAAGCCCTTCGCGAATCGAGGATCGCTCCCGGAGAGATCGCGGCCATTGGGATCACGAACCAGCGGGAGACGACGATCCTTTGGGATCGAGCGACGGGTCAGCCGATTCACCATGCCATCGTCTGGCAATGTCGGCGTACGGCGCCGCTCTGCGAAGCGCTGCGCGCCGAGGGCTTCGATCGCGTCATCCTGGAGCGCACGGGTCTTGTGCTCGATGCGTATTTCTCGGGGACGAAAATCCAATGGCTTCTTGAGCACGTTCCCGGAGCGCGGGAGCGCGCGCGACGCGGTCAGTTGTGTTTCGGAACAGTGGATACGTGGTTGATCTGGAAGCTCACCGGCGGGCGCGTGCACGCGACCGATCCCTCGAACGCCTCGCGCACGATGCTCTACAACATCCATGCGCGCGCGTGGGACGAGGAGATCCTCCGGCGGTTGGACATCCCGCGTGAGCTATTGCCGGAAGTGCGCGCTTCGAGCGAGGTCTACGGTGAAACGGAGCGCGCGATCTTCGGCATCCCGATCCCGATCGCAGGAGATGCCGGGGATCAGCAGGCAGCGCTCTTCGGGCAAGCCTGCTTTCATCCCGGCATGGCGAAGAATACCTACGGGACGGGATGCTTCGTGCTCCTGAATACGGGGACGGCGCCAGCTCCGCCGCGAAACGGCGTGCTCACGACGATCGCCGTCGGATTGCGCGACGGCGTGCGCTACGCGCTTGAAGGGAGCGTCTTCATCGCTGGAGCTGCCGTGCAATGGCTGCGCGATGGGCTGGGAATCATTCGCTCGACCGAGGAGGTGGAGGAGCTGGCGCGCCAGGTGTCGTCGAGCGAAGGCGTGTATATCGTCCCGGCTTTCGTGGGACTCGGCGCGCCATACTGGGACATGTACGCGCGAGGTATGATCATCGGGATCACGCGGAGCACGACGGGTGCGCATCTGGCGCGCGCTACGCTTGAAGCCATCGCCTTTCAAGTGCGCGATGTCATCGAGGCGATGGAAGCGGCTTCCGGAATCACGCTCGAAGAGCTGCGCGTTGATGGTGGTGCTGCGCGCAACGATTTGCTGCTGCAGATTCAAGCCGATGTGCTCGGCCGGCCTGTCGTGCGACCGGCGATCACGGAGACGACGGCCCTCGGTGCCGCCTATTTGGCCGGATTAGCCGTCGGCGTGTGGAAGAATACGGATGAGATCGCTCGGCAATGGCAAGTGGAACGGCGCTTCGCGCCCCAGGTAACGACCGATGCGCGCGAGGCGCTCTATCGGGGATGGAAGCGCGCGGTCGAACGCGCGCGCCTGTGGGCGGAGCCGGAGGCCGGATGA
- the glmM gene encoding phosphoglucosamine mutase, with product MKARLFGTDGIRGIAGEYPLDARTIFACGSALVRVLGSPLRVLLGRDTRESGPWIERLFAAGVRAAGGEVVSAGVFTTPGIAYLVRAHAELDAGVVISASHNPYRDNGIKIFSAEGMKLDDAQEAAIEREIEALARELEFEARDHLESASGEFAEERFAAEYLRFLRERGMGASSGERPLAGWRLGFDGAHGAAYRLGPQLLEGLGAHVRVIGAAPDGRNINHECGSLHPEALQRVVREHNCDLGIAVDGDADRAIFIARTGEVLDGDDVLYILATYRHERGQLRGNVVVGTEMTNYGLEQALAQRGIALVRAKVGDRYVLEQLLRHGASLGGEPSGHVIVPELSPTGDGLLTALLLLNVMRETGRDVTELRAGFLRYPQHVLNVRVREKPPLETIPELLRAMAEAQERLRDRGRVLVRYSGTEPVARVMVEADAEDLVREIAAALAEVIHRHLGVS from the coding sequence ATGAAGGCGCGACTTTTCGGCACAGATGGGATTCGGGGGATTGCTGGCGAATATCCTCTCGATGCTCGCACGATCTTCGCATGTGGGAGCGCGCTCGTGCGCGTGCTCGGCTCGCCGCTACGAGTGCTCCTTGGGCGAGATACGCGGGAATCCGGTCCCTGGATCGAACGCCTCTTCGCCGCAGGGGTACGCGCGGCGGGCGGCGAGGTCGTGAGCGCGGGCGTCTTCACGACGCCGGGCATCGCGTATCTGGTGCGCGCGCATGCAGAATTGGACGCGGGCGTCGTCATCTCGGCCTCGCACAATCCCTACCGCGACAATGGGATCAAGATCTTCTCCGCCGAGGGGATGAAGCTTGATGACGCGCAAGAAGCGGCCATCGAGCGAGAGATCGAGGCGCTTGCGCGCGAGTTGGAATTTGAGGCGCGAGATCACCTGGAGAGCGCGTCAGGGGAATTCGCGGAAGAGCGCTTCGCCGCCGAATATCTCCGATTCTTGCGCGAACGCGGCATGGGCGCTTCAAGTGGGGAACGCCCGCTTGCAGGCTGGCGATTGGGCTTCGATGGGGCGCACGGAGCGGCCTATCGGCTCGGCCCGCAGCTCCTCGAAGGGTTGGGAGCGCATGTGCGCGTCATCGGTGCTGCCCCTGACGGACGCAACATCAATCACGAATGCGGATCGCTCCATCCCGAGGCGCTGCAGCGTGTCGTCCGGGAACACAATTGCGACCTCGGCATTGCCGTGGATGGCGACGCCGATCGCGCCATCTTCATCGCGCGGACCGGAGAGGTGCTCGATGGGGATGATGTGCTCTACATCCTGGCGACCTATCGGCACGAGCGAGGCCAACTGCGGGGGAACGTGGTCGTCGGGACGGAGATGACCAACTACGGACTCGAACAAGCCCTTGCTCAGCGCGGGATCGCGTTGGTGCGAGCGAAGGTGGGCGATCGGTATGTGTTGGAGCAGCTTCTGAGACACGGGGCTTCGCTCGGGGGAGAGCCCTCCGGACACGTCATCGTGCCGGAGCTGAGCCCGACGGGGGATGGACTGCTGACGGCGCTTCTGCTCTTGAATGTGATGCGGGAGACTGGGCGCGATGTCACGGAGCTGCGCGCAGGGTTCCTTCGCTATCCGCAGCACGTGCTCAATGTGCGCGTTCGGGAGAAACCGCCTCTGGAGACGATCCCCGAGCTGCTTCGCGCGATGGCTGAAGCGCAGGAACGACTTCGGGACCGCGGGCGCGTGCTCGTGCGCTATTCGGGGACGGAGCCCGTCGCGCGCGTGATGGTCGAAGCTGATGCCGAGGACTTGGTGCGCGAGATCGCGGCGGCATTGGCCGAGGTCATCCATCGTCATCTCGGAGTGAGTTGA
- a CDS encoding CdaR family protein, producing the protein MGEERHVERRLLDALRRAILTNFWLKLASFGLALALWFVVSSEHAQRDVTLYNVPVRVWTARSDIVVTGVAYRVVDVRVRGPANRIARLKPEDVVVWVDASSLASGQHLLTLDASFVRRPEGIEVLRIDPPTLPIELQRVITHHVPIRPRFQEHSLAANYVVLGYEVQPERAQVTGPERVVSRLEALSTRPISLAGVNSSLTVTAPLDLTGLESARVMPQEATITIHVEEVVERRFPKRSIVIGARGVEVIPPVVDVIVRGPRSMLQALREQEIRVTLSEAAPLPKRGEDREVALVVQLPAGLRATEARCEPERVRLRSLR; encoded by the coding sequence ATGGGAGAGGAGCGACACGTCGAACGTCGCCTTCTGGATGCGCTTCGTCGCGCGATCCTCACCAATTTCTGGTTGAAGCTCGCCTCGTTCGGCTTGGCGCTCGCGCTCTGGTTCGTCGTCTCATCCGAGCATGCGCAGCGAGACGTGACGCTCTATAATGTGCCGGTGCGCGTGTGGACGGCGCGATCGGACATCGTGGTGACGGGCGTGGCTTATCGCGTCGTGGACGTGCGCGTGCGAGGACCGGCCAACCGGATCGCCCGGCTCAAGCCGGAGGACGTCGTGGTCTGGGTGGATGCGAGCTCGCTCGCCTCGGGCCAGCATTTGCTGACGCTCGATGCGAGCTTCGTGCGGCGACCGGAGGGGATCGAAGTTCTGCGCATTGATCCGCCGACGCTGCCCATCGAACTGCAGCGCGTGATCACGCACCATGTGCCCATTCGTCCTCGCTTCCAGGAGCACTCGCTGGCGGCGAACTATGTGGTATTGGGGTATGAGGTGCAACCCGAACGAGCGCAAGTCACTGGGCCGGAGCGGGTGGTGAGCCGACTCGAGGCTCTCTCGACGCGCCCTATCTCCCTGGCTGGAGTGAACTCTTCGCTCACGGTCACGGCACCACTGGATCTGACGGGGCTCGAATCTGCGCGCGTCATGCCGCAGGAAGCGACCATCACGATCCATGTCGAGGAAGTGGTGGAGCGGCGATTCCCCAAACGTTCGATCGTCATCGGAGCGAGAGGCGTGGAGGTGATCCCCCCGGTCGTGGATGTCATCGTGAGAGGGCCGCGCTCGATGCTCCAGGCGCTGCGCGAGCAGGAGATCCGCGTGACGCTCTCGGAGGCGGCGCCTCTTCCCAAGCGCGGGGAGGATCGGGAGGTCGCCCTGGTCGTCCAATTACCGGCGGGCCTGCGCGCGACCGAAGCCCGCTGTGAGCCCGAGCGCGTGAGGCTTCGTTCGTTGAGATAG